The DNA region GTAGTCCCCGATCTCCACGTTGAACTCGTGCTGCCCCCGCAGCCCGGCGTGGGTGAGGTTGGAGGAGCCGGTGATGAATTTCCCTGGGCTGCCGAGGAGCCTTTGTTGCGGGGCATCGACCTTGAACAGGTACAGCTTGGCGTGGTTGGGTTCGCGGGTCTTGCGGATCTCCAGCCGCCCTTCCTGCAACAGCCGCAGGAAGAAGCGGGCCTGCTCAGGAAAGTCCTCCAGGTCCAGGCTGGGGTCCGAGAGGGCCTGAGCGTACTCTTCCAGCAGGGCCCAGGAAACCTCCTGCCCGGTCCCTTCGGCCTTACGGGCGACCTCGAGCAGCCGACCGGCGGGGCGGTCCACGCTCAGGCCCACCAGGATTTTGAGCTTGAGGTTGGGGTTGCTTTCGGCGGCCTTTTTGAGCGGTTCGTACAGCTCGCGCCAGCCGGAAAAGTAGAAGAAGCCCACCAGAAACTTGAGTTCGAGGGAGGCCGTGCTGAGGTCGGCCAGGCGGGCGGCGAGGTCTTTTTTCTCGCGGGCGTTGGTGATGAAGTGCATTAGCGTTGCCTCCTCCTGTGGCTCACTCCCGTTTGGGTCGAAGGGGGTATGGGCCCCAAGGCCTGCTCGGGACTCACCAAAGCCCACCGGTAACGAACCCCGGTAGCCCTGCGGTTGGGTCGGTCGCATTCCACGTTCCAAAACAACCCCACCCTTTCCCTTGAATTGCGGTTGTAGGCGATTACCCGGAAGTCCAGGCCCCGTTTTTGGGCCAGAGTTTTGAGGTACATATAGTTGGCGCAGTCGTCGATATAGGGTTTCCACTCGTGGATCGATTCGGTGGGTTTTTTCAGCTCAAGGATAAGGGGAGGGTGGGCCTCCGACTCGCCTAATCTGAGTGCGTCTATGTCGTTTGAGATGCAGAAGCGACTGAGGTACCTGCGGGTGAAGGTGCGAAAAAGGTCGCCAGCCCTCTGGCTCTGCGGTCGGTTGGTTTCCTTGGCGGTGCCCACATTGCTGCTTAACGCGGGCTTCCGTTGGTAGAACCATTGCGCCGGTTGGTCGGATGTCCGGTACCTCTCGAGGAAAAACCTTCCATCAGTTAAAGTCACCAGCAGGTACAGGGGTTGCAGTACGCTGCTCAGATGGGTATACAGGGGATGGCTGGTCAGCCCATCCACCCCTTGCGGAGCCTTATGCGGGGCAATACTTTCCCATACCAGGAAAAAAAGGGCCCTCGGGTCCTCTGGACCCGAGGCCACAAAACGCAGACTGAGCCGCTCTGTATCAGGGTTGGACATTCCCCAACGACGGGCCAGCGCCGAGGTGCCCGATACCCAAAAGCCCTTCGCGTCCAGGAACACCTCCATCCAGTTATCGTCCATTTTCCTCCTCTAGGTGTTGGCTCGTGATACCCGCTCACGGATCAATTGTTCCAGCGCGAGCAAAAGTTCTCGCCGCTCCTGATCGTTCAGGCCCAGGATCTTGGCAACCTGGGTATCGGTCGCTTCGGCATCGGGGTCGGGCAGGAGCTTGGGGTTTAAAAGCAAGCCCTGTTTGTACTCGTACACCGTGAAATCGGCCAGTCCGCCCCCCAGTCCGGTGCGCACCAGCACCTCCAAACTCAGCTTGAAAAGGGCAGTGTTCATCAGGCGAACCACCACCGGTTCTACATGGAACAGGCCGTAGAGGCGCTTATCGATCAGGAACCCCTTTTGGTTGGGGAGAAAGAGGTACTCCCGGTCTACCCCAGCCGGGACGATGGCCGTCGGGGGGGTTAAGGGGGACAACTTCCACCAGGGTGAGCGGGCACCCACGCTGGTACGCAGGGGGATGGCGGTCTCCTCGCCGTGACGCAAGTAGGCGTCGGAGTGGTTTCCTTTCGCGTAGACGAAGAGGCGAGGCGAGGGAACCCTATCCGGGTCATCGGCCCATTCGCGGTAGGACTTGATGATGGGTCTTAGGCTCCCGGCCTCCAGATACCCCTCCCAACCCGCTTCGTTTCGCACCGCCACCAGCGCGCCTTCGGGAGGAGCTTCCCCTCGCTCCCGATAGGCCGCCTCCTCCTCTTTGATCAGGGCTTCCGGGTGCACCTCCCGGCAGCAGGGGCAGACCGGGCGGTAGGGAAGGACCTCGAGGTAGAAGAAGTCGTTGGCCCCGGTCTTGATGCCGAAGCGCACCTCCGCCACCTCGCCCAGCCGCACCAGCCGGTCCCCGGCCTGCTGCAAAACCCGGAAGTAGATGTCCGGGGCCCGCAGGTACCGCCCGCCCCACTTGCCCCCGGCGTACCGCCCTTTTTCGTCCTTCCCCTCCTCCCAAAGCTGCCCGGCGGTGGGGGCCAGGATGCGGGTCTTCTCGCTGTTACGCAACGCCTGCACGCAGTACCTCCGTTTGCGCCTCGAATAGCTCGTGCAGCAGGTCCGACTCCTCAAAAGGGCGCTTCACCGCCACGAAGAGGACCGGCCAGTCGCGGGGAACCTTTTTCTCCGGATCGGCGGCGTGGGCCACGGTGATCACCGTGTTCACGTCGGCCCGGAAGGAGCGCTTCACCCGGTTCTCGATCACGTACCGCAAGGGAGCCGCCTCGAGGAAGACCTGCTGCAACCAGGCCCCGTACTGCACGTCGAGCCAGGAGTTGGAGGTCACGAAGACCTGTACCCCCTTGGGGTGCAGCAGGGCCAGGGAACGCAGGTAGAAGTAGGTGTACAGGTCCGAACGGCCCGAGGGTTTGGGCCGCGCCTTTTCGCGGTAGCCGGTGACCAGGTCCAGATCCCGCTCTGCGCCCTCCCGCAGGAGGGCTTTGTACCGTTCCGCGGTATGGCGTCCGAAGAGGTCCTGGATCTCCTCCTGGCGCACGTAGGGGGGGTTGCCGATCACGATGTCGAAGCCCCCCTTGGGCCCTAAGAGCACCTCGGCGAAGTCCAGCAGGTAGAAGAACGGCCGCCGCCCCAGCGCCACCAGGGCCTCCAGGCGGCGGTAGTCCTCCTCGGCCCGCTCCGCCGCCCCCTCCACCAGCAGGCCCTGTTCCTGCCCTTTCCCGAGGAGCAACTGCCGGGCGTAGGTCAGCAGGAAGGCCTTCTCCTGTTCCTCCACCCGCTCGGCGTTCACCCCCCGGTTGTGGAAGTAGTCCTCCTTGGCCGCTACCAGGGCCTCGTAGCTTCTTTTGATCGGCTCGTCGCGCAATCCCCCGGCCTTCGTGGGCAGCTTGGCCGGAACCGGCGTGGAGCCGATGGTCTGCACCACCGAGTCCCCGTGGGCCACCTTGAGCCCCAGCGAGGGCAGCAGCGGCTCCCTGGAGTAGCGGGCGTGGTCGGGGAGTTCCACGAAGTAGGCCAGCCACAGCCGGAGTTCGGCCATCCACACCGCCCAGCCCAGGGCGTCCACCCCGTAGAGGTTCTGCAACAGTCGCTTGCGCAGGTCCAGGGTGCGGGGTTCCCCCAAGGCCTCGAGGGTCTCCTCCAGGGTCTGGAGCATCCCCACCAGGAAAGCCCCCGAGCCCACTGCGGGATCGAGCACCCGGACCTCGAGGAGCTTCTCCCGGGCCCGGGCCTGCTCCTCCGGGCTGAGGCCTCCCCCCCAGCCCCCCATTAGCGCGTAAGCCCGCTCAAAAGACAGTCCCTGGCGGTAGAGGTGCTCGGCCAGGGCCAGCCGGCACATCAGGTCCACCTCGACCCTCGGGGTGTAGTGGGCCCCGGCCTCCCTGCTTTTGCCCTCCACGCCCAGCTGGTTGATGAGCCGCTCGAGAATGAGCCCCAAAAACTCGGGGTTGAGTTCCAGCTCCTCCTCGTAGCGGTCGTTTTCCTCCACGGTGAAGTTGTGGGCGAAGAGGAAGTCGAAGAAAGCCTGGATGGCCTGGTCGCGCAGGTACAGCCCCCGGTCGTCCAGTCCGGGCTTGGGGGCGAAGAGTTCGCCGTTGAGGTAGGGGGCCTGTTCCAGGGCTTCCCGGACCTCAGGGGGTAAGTTGTCCGCAAGCCGCTTGCTCCCGGGCGGGGCCTTCAGGGCCTGGAAGAACAGCGGCTCCAACCACTCCCGGTAGAAGCGAGCCCCGACACCCACGGTTTCTGCGTAACGCTTGTAGAGGTAGGGGAGGAAGTCCTCCCGCCCGCCGAGCCAGCCCCGCCGCTGCACGAAGCCCAGGAAGATCGTCCGGGCCACGAAGGCCAGGGCGAAGTCCTGCCGCTCCGAGTCTGCCCCCACTACCCCCTCTACCAGACGGTTGCTGAAAACCCCCAAAAACTCCCGGTAGAAGGCCTCGCTGACGGCCTCCACGCTGAAGATCGCCTGGAGTTCGTCGAGGCTTGCGGGCGGGTTCTCGGCCATGCGGTGAAGCTGCTGGAAGAAGGTCTTGTTGGGCTGGTCGGGGTGGGCGATGAGGCTGTGCCGCCGGTAGTCGGAGAGTTCGGGTTTGCGCTTGCCCCGGTAGCGGGCGCTGACCAGACTCAGGCGGTAGGCCCCATACGCATCGTGAAAGACGAACAGCCCCGCGCTCAGGCCCCGCTCCAACAGGTAGCGGGCCGCACCTTCCCAGTCCTTGCGGCGCTTTTTGGCCGCCTGCTCCACCTCGAGGGCCACCACCGGCACCTCCTCGTCCAGCAGCAGCTGGCCCAGGCGCTCGCCTACTCCCCCTTGGGGGGCGAAGGTTCCCAGGCCGTCGAGGAAGCCCATCAGGGTTTCGCGGTTGTAGGGTACAAGCGAGTGGAGTTCCATTTTGTGGGTCAGTTGCATGATTTGTCCTTTTCGATATCCATTTGCGCCAATCCCGCCGCACGAATTTCCTGCGCTCGCATCACCGAAGCTGCCGTTTCGGTATCAGGCCATTCATCCGTGTAGCCCCAAAAGGACCCGGCAGCGTTGATGACCGCGTAGCGCACTTTTCCCGGCGATAGCGGTGGAAGCCTCGCTTCGCATTGAGCGCCGCTTTCCCGGCTGCCACAAATGTAGTAATCTGCCTTTTGTACTTTGCTTTTCTGCAACGTGACGGATCGTCCACAGCCGCCGTAACAATAGATGGTAACTTTTTCAGTTTGACCCATTGTTAGCATCTCCTCAAAGAATTTGATGACTTTTATGGTGCCTCAGAAAATAATTCAGCCATGCCATATTTCTCAAGTGCCTCAGCAGGTAGATGAAAATTCATCACCAGTACCTCTTCATTTAAAACACGGCTATTAGCATCTTTCTTCGTGCGCATCCCTGAATAAGCCTGAACGGATAGTACGTGGAATCCCTTATACATTTCTCTGACCCAGGGGTCGTCATATGACGAGAGCACCCATTTACCCTGTGCCTTAATAAGCCGATCCGCAAGCTCCTGATGATCCTCCCAGCCCCACATGTTATGGAAGTAATTAACTCCATTGCCAGGGTATGGAGGGTCAACATAAAACACCGTTTCAGGACGGTCGTACCGCTCAATACATTCCTTCCAGTCCAGGTTTTCAATGATAACCGTTTTTAGGCGCTCATGAACCGGTCTTATACGCCCTTTAAGGTATTTTAGGGCACCTATCAGCCGGTTTCCATGGCCGCCGTCAGTGATGCTGGTTTGGAATCGCGGATAATTTAACTCTCCACCCCAGCCAGCCATGATCAGATAGTAAAAGCGGTGTGCTCTCTCAATTTCTGAGAGTTGCTTAGGGTTGAGATTAGCTAGACGCTGGAATTCCTCCCGTGACACTAGCTCGAATTCGAAAGACGCGAGAAATTCTTCAGGGCGGGTACGTAGTACACGAAAGAAATTAATTAATTCGCCATCAATATCATTCAACACTTCTACATCACTAGGGGGCTTGCCGAACAATACCCAGGCCGCACCTCCGAACACCTCTACGTAGCAGGTATGGCTTGGAAGTAAGCTGATGATTTTCTTCCGCAGTCGAGATTTCCCACCGACCCACTTGATTGGGCTGTTTATCGGTTTGTACTCCGGAGCGTTTCCCATTGGTTACTCCCACTCTACCGTCTTTGCATTTGTGTCCTGCTCAACCGGTGAAACTCTTATTCTTGGACTAAACGACAGGAATCCAGGAGATTTCGGACCGAGGCAGGGCCTAGCCCCAGGGCCGCCTTCGCTTGAGCAACCCCAGCTGCTCAGGGAACCTCGCCCTCGTAGCGCACCCGAAAAATCCCTAGTTCGTCAGAAAAAAGTCCTCCCACGGTTTTGTCCTCTCATGTTCTCGAGCCGCCCGGTTTAGTCCCGCAGCCCCGATAACCCTCAGTGTAGGCTCTCGCGTTGAGCCTGAGAGGCTAAATGAGAAACGCAAACGCGGGCAATTGACCCGCGTCCTTCGCTCCTCCCTTGCTTGTCCCGCTTTTCAAACCCCCGGGCAGGGCGTTGCTACACGAGCACGGTTTGAAGGTTGCTCGTCGTCTGCTATCTCAGCTTCTAATCCCCTGAGCAGGGCATTGCTACTGGCCACGGTGAGCTGCGTGTCCCAGAACCACATGTCTCAGCTTCCAAGCCTCTGAGCTAGGCATTGCTACGTATTATTGGTTACTTGCTACTGGGTGTTGTCTCAGTCTTCAAGCCCCTGAGCTAGGCATTGCTACAAATCGGTGGGCTCGCGCAGCGACGCGATCACCGTGTCTCAGCTTCTAAGCCTCTGAGCTAGGCGTTGCTACAGCCAGCCGCGTGAGCAGCACTTCCGGCTCGGGGGTGCTATGTCTCAGTTTTCGAGCCCCTGAGCTAGGCGTTGCTACCTTGGAAGCTGAGACAATGCCCTAAAACCGAAGTCTCAGTCTTCAGAGCCCCTGAGCAGGGTGTTGCTACTCCTAGCTAGGTAGATACCGATTGCAACATGTGAGTGTGTCTCAGTCATCAAACCCCCGAGCTAGGCGTTGCTACTCCCCCCATCCTACAATACGTCCAGGACGATTTCCAGGAGGCCGTTTGCGCGAACCCCCTCTGGGGGCGCACCCGGAGATGTCCCCCAGAGAAAGGCGAAGCCATGTTTTCAACGTCCACGGGCCGTTTTCCGGCCCTGCGCGAACCCCCGCTAGACCTGCGCCTGCACCTCTTGCGCGCGGCGGAGCAGGTTGCGAGCGGCGTTCTCGTCCTGGTCGTAGAAGCGCTCACAGGTGGGGCAGTACAGCCGCAATTCCTTGGCCGGGTCGCCCACCAGAGCGCCCCCACAAGCGTGGCAATCGGTGGTGGTGTGCGCCGGATTGAGCTTCCTGACGGGTTTTCCGCGCTGGGCGAAGGCGTTGACTAGCGCGTCCCGGAGCGTCGAGGGCGAGGCGATGGTGCGGTAGCGGCGGGCCGCGTCGGGCAGGTCCGAGCCGCCCTGGTCGAGTTCGGCTGCCGCGCGGAGGTTGAAGTCCTCCACGATGAGTGCGTCGTACTGCCGGGCCAGCGTCGCTGCCAGCACCCGATACTGCTCCCTGCGGCGCAGGATCATCTGCTCGCGCAGGTTGGCCTCGTACTGCCAGAGGTGGCGGTCGCGCTTGTGCCAGCCCTCCAGGAGGCCATAAGCGGCCTCGTCGGCATGGACACGCTCGGACTGCCACCGGCGGAAGAGCGCGGCGAAACGGGCAGGGCTGCGCCACTGGGGCAGGGTTTTGGTCTCCTCCGCGAGCCAGTCGGGCAGGGGCGCGGGCGGTGCTTCGAGCCAGGCCGCGAGGGCCTCCTTGAGCGCGTTGAGGTGCTGGTCGCGGATCGAGCGCAAATCCTCAACCTTGCTGAATTGCTTGAGGTCGCCCTCGCTAAGGGCGATCTCGCCCCCCGCCCCGTCCTCCCCGACCCAGAAGCCCGCCCTCAGGCCGCCTTCCACCCTGCGCCAGCCGAGGTCCACCGCTACCGCTCCCCGGCCCGTGGGCGAGGCCACCGGAGGGCCCTCTACCTCCACGACGACGCTCACCGTCCAGCGCAGCCGGTCAGCTACTCGGTGCCAGTGCAGGCTCACTTCCCGGCAAACCCCGTCCGGCAGCTCCCGGTGCAGGTAGACCGGCACCGTGATCCACAGCGGTTGCCGCTCCACCGAGCGCACCCTGAATTTCATCAGCACCCGCTGATGCTTGCGCCGCGTAGCCCGGTCGCGGTAGATGATTGGATCGGGCAGCGGGAGCTGCACCCGCGTGTCGCTGCCGATCTCGCGCATCGGCAGCCCCTCGGTGTACAGCACGGCCAGCCGCCCTTCGTGGGGGCTGTAGCGGCGAAAGCGGAGCTCGGGAGACTGCCGGGCCTTGTCGAAGGCCCGCTCCACGTCCAGGTAGTTGCTGGAATACAGCCCCTTCGCCCCGAAGCTCCGCCGCAGGGCGTTGCGCTCCTCGCGCTGGCGGGATTGCAGTTCCAGCAGGCGCGGATGGCCGTACAGGGCCTTTTGCCGCTCTCGGGCCGCGACGTACTCGGGATGTTTTCTTATCCCCTTCTCCCCCGCAGCCTTCAGCCGCTCGTAGACCTGGTTCGGGCTCTCGAGGCCCGACTCCGCCGCCAGGTTAGCGAGCAAGGCGGTCCGCTCCTCGCGCTGGCGCAACTCCATCTCCACCAGGGCGTTGTAGTAGTCCGTCCGCAAGCGGTGCTGTTCCAGCACCGCTTCCATCCCCTCCTGCGGGGCGTCCGCGCCGAACTGGTAGGCTTTTACGTGTCGGGCTTTTTTGCCAAAAGGCATCTCTCCTCCTTCCTTACTTGAGCCGAACGTCCGCTGTGGTATACTAGGGTCAGGCAGGGCCAACAGCCCCGTAGGGGATTGAAACGCTAGCTCAATCGGTGCGCCCTGCTCCCCCGCTCTCTGGAGCGGGGGT from Allomeiothermus silvanus DSM 9946 includes:
- a CDS encoding Eco57I restriction-modification methylase domain-containing protein, producing the protein MQLTHKMELHSLVPYNRETLMGFLDGLGTFAPQGGVGERLGQLLLDEEVPVVALEVEQAAKKRRKDWEGAARYLLERGLSAGLFVFHDAYGAYRLSLVSARYRGKRKPELSDYRRHSLIAHPDQPNKTFFQQLHRMAENPPASLDELQAIFSVEAVSEAFYREFLGVFSNRLVEGVVGADSERQDFALAFVARTIFLGFVQRRGWLGGREDFLPYLYKRYAETVGVGARFYREWLEPLFFQALKAPPGSKRLADNLPPEVREALEQAPYLNGELFAPKPGLDDRGLYLRDQAIQAFFDFLFAHNFTVEENDRYEEELELNPEFLGLILERLINQLGVEGKSREAGAHYTPRVEVDLMCRLALAEHLYRQGLSFERAYALMGGWGGGLSPEEQARAREKLLEVRVLDPAVGSGAFLVGMLQTLEETLEALGEPRTLDLRKRLLQNLYGVDALGWAVWMAELRLWLAYFVELPDHARYSREPLLPSLGLKVAHGDSVVQTIGSTPVPAKLPTKAGGLRDEPIKRSYEALVAAKEDYFHNRGVNAERVEEQEKAFLLTYARQLLLGKGQEQGLLVEGAAERAEEDYRRLEALVALGRRPFFYLLDFAEVLLGPKGGFDIVIGNPPYVRQEEIQDLFGRHTAERYKALLREGAERDLDLVTGYREKARPKPSGRSDLYTYFYLRSLALLHPKGVQVFVTSNSWLDVQYGAWLQQVFLEAAPLRYVIENRVKRSFRADVNTVITVAHAADPEKKVPRDWPVLFVAVKRPFEESDLLHELFEAQTEVLRAGVA
- a CDS encoding zinc ribbon domain-containing protein, with product MPFGKKARHVKAYQFGADAPQEGMEAVLEQHRLRTDYYNALVEMELRQREERTALLANLAAESGLESPNQVYERLKAAGEKGIRKHPEYVAARERQKALYGHPRLLELQSRQREERNALRRSFGAKGLYSSNYLDVERAFDKARQSPELRFRRYSPHEGRLAVLYTEGLPMREIGSDTRVQLPLPDPIIYRDRATRRKHQRVLMKFRVRSVERQPLWITVPVYLHRELPDGVCREVSLHWHRVADRLRWTVSVVVEVEGPPVASPTGRGAVAVDLGWRRVEGGLRAGFWVGEDGAGGEIALSEGDLKQFSKVEDLRSIRDQHLNALKEALAAWLEAPPAPLPDWLAEETKTLPQWRSPARFAALFRRWQSERVHADEAAYGLLEGWHKRDRHLWQYEANLREQMILRRREQYRVLAATLARQYDALIVEDFNLRAAAELDQGGSDLPDAARRYRTIASPSTLRDALVNAFAQRGKPVRKLNPAHTTTDCHACGGALVGDPAKELRLYCPTCERFYDQDENAARNLLRRAQEVQAQV
- a CDS encoding DNA adenine methylase, which gives rise to MGNAPEYKPINSPIKWVGGKSRLRKKIISLLPSHTCYVEVFGGAAWVLFGKPPSDVEVLNDIDGELINFFRVLRTRPEEFLASFEFELVSREEFQRLANLNPKQLSEIERAHRFYYLIMAGWGGELNYPRFQTSITDGGHGNRLIGALKYLKGRIRPVHERLKTVIIENLDWKECIERYDRPETVFYVDPPYPGNGVNYFHNMWGWEDHQELADRLIKAQGKWVLSSYDDPWVREMYKGFHVLSVQAYSGMRTKKDANSRVLNEEVLVMNFHLPAEALEKYGMAELFSEAP